Below is a genomic region from Fulvia fulva chromosome 5, complete sequence.
GTGCAACCAGGCAAAGAAGGACTGGATTCGGTTCGTGTGCAGTATTGCACTTTCATTCCAAACGCCAAAGCGCGAGACGCCACGGCACTCGCTGTCTCGCCGCTGCCTACAAGACCGATCGTCTTGTTCGACATGAGAGTTCCAGTGGGACAATCGTCCTGCCATTGCCCTTTCCGGGCGGTGCGTAGCGGCACCGCAACTCGGCGGAGGGCTCCAAAGATGAGGAAGATGACAGTTTCTGCCACAGCTTCGGCGGCTAAGGCTGGAGTATTCGAGACTTGGATTCCACGGATCTTGCAGGCCTCAACATCGATGCTATCGACGCCACTTCCAATGTTGCAAACATGCTTCAAGCTCTTTCGTAGGCTATCGAGTACTTCTGCGTCTAGCTTTCCTGTCAACTGCCAAGCCCACTTGTCAGTCACGGACTTTGCTCCAATAGGAATCAAGATCAGGTACGAACATGAGTGTATTGGTTACTTCGACAGATCGCGACGCAGTCAGAGGCCTGATCTGAGCGGATGAAATGAATGAACTTGTGTCTATCACCCTCCGAGAATTGCTTCAAAGGAAAAGGATCTGTCAACAGGTATTCTCAAAGCATCACGCAAAGGATGATCGACTCACAATTATTTCGCAAGCACTCTCGACTTCCGACCATTCTTTCGAAGCATACTCAATTCGCCCGACCAGCAGGATTTTGGGACGAGGCTGTGAGATGGAGCCCATCTTGATCGAAGGCAAGGTTGGTCTCTATTGGGAACAGAACATCGGTGAGATCGTCAAAGATTCTCAATCACACTATCGTCGACATGAAGTCACCAGATCTTACTGACGCTAGCCAGAATAGGCTATCACAGAGATACGAAATAAGTGGAGGCTCAACTGCATAACGTTTCGCCAGCACGCCACGGCCCACGGGCTTCTTCTGCGCTGGCTGCTGCGTCTCGTCATGATCGGCGTCTCGCCCAAATCTGAAACCTCATTGCTTCGACAATACTTCACCAGTATCACGGTGCTGAATTTGTCGTCACCCTTGTGTCGTGCAGGACATTCAGCTGTTCTTCCACGGCCCTCAATGTCGCCCACCGCAACACCATCATGAGCGATCTGACCGACGTTGAAGTCGATGCACGAGCATGGCCAACATGGCGCAAAATCACAACCGTAATCTTCGTAGCAGGATTCGCATTCCTTAGGTAAGTACGCAGTCACCATGGCCACAATACCCTACAGCCTATCCTCACTTTGCCTACTAACTCCCTCCCAGTACCTCTGCCTCTTCCATCATCGCCCCAGGCCGCGAACAGATCGAAGCCGACTTCCACACCTCCCGCACTGTCTCCGTCCTCCCTTTCTCCATCTTCAACCTAGGCCTCGCCTGGGGTTCCGTGATCGGGTCACCGATAAGCGAAAGCCATGGACGGAAAATTGTCTATCTCTTCGTGATGCCAGCATCGCTGGTCTTCGTGCTGGGCAGTGGGTTCTCGAAATCGCTAGCGAGTCTGCTGGTGTGTAGGTTCTTGGGTGGGCTGTGTGGAAGTCCTGGATTGACGTTGGCGTCGGCGACGATTGCGGATGTGTATAAGCCGGGACGGGCGAGGGGTGTGGCGTTGTATGGTTATTATAGCATGCCGTGGGTCGGGAGTGTTTTGGGGTGAGTGCGGCAGAGGGTTCAAAGGAGTGGAAGAGAAGGTGTGTGCTGACAGAGTCGTAGGCCGTTGATTGGATCTGTCGTTGTGGCTTACAGACCCTGGCAATGGACACAATGGGTTTTCCTCTTCATCGCAGTGCCCATGGTCCTTCCGGGCCTGCTCATGCTCAAAGAGACGAAGCTGAGCGTCCTGGAAGCCAAGGTCGAGAAAGAAGGCAATCCTTACTCATGGCGAGATACCGCCAATCCGACACACCTTAAAACCCGCCTCACCGCCGCTACCAAAGCTGTACCCAAGTACTTCCGCTCTTCCCTCCTGCGACCACTGGAAATGCTCTCCACCGAGCTAATTGTAGCTCTGGTCTGCCTCTATGCCGGCTTCAACTTCGGTCTAATCTACGCACTGGTCATCGTATTCCCAGACATCTTCAGCCACACATACGGCTTCGATACAATCGACCAAGGCCTATCCTTCCTCGGCCTAATAGTGGGCTGCATCCTAGGACCAACACTATTGATTGTAGACGGCGAAATCGTCGAAAGAAGGAGAGCCCGAATGATAGACCAAGAGAAACTTGCATCTGAAGAAAAGCTTCCTCCAGAAGCCAGACTCCACGGTGCGATGATCGGATCCGTCCTGCTCCCTGTTGGTCTGCTGTGGTTCGCATGGACAGCACAACCTTCAATCAGTTTCCTGTCGTCAATCTTTGCTTCCGTGTTGATTACGCTGGGAGCACTGATGATCTATGTCAGTACCTCGGCATATGTCGTCGACGTTTATGGTCCGAGATACGGCGCGTCAGCGAACGCTGCCAGCTCGATCACGCGATATACTCTAGCTGCGGCGATCCCCTTGTTTATCTTGCAGATGTACGATGGTTTAGGGATAGGCTGGGCAACGACTTTGCTGGCAGTTTGCGCTCTGGTCATGATGCCGATACCGTTCTGCTTATTCAAATGGGGACCAGCTTTGCGGAGACGGTGTAAATTTCAGGTAGAATAGCGATGAGCTAGAACAATGACGAGCTTGATGGACGTTGCTGGTGCATCTCGATGTAAGGCTACCTACACAGATGATTCTTGCTCGGAGGATCTTCGTCGGTGTCGTCCTCCAGATCAATATCGAGATCGTCATCATTCTCGTCAATTTCATCCTCTCCTATTCTTTCGAAGAGGCCACGGCCACTTGCCTTCACCGTTCAGATGGTAAACCCTGATTCGACAAGCTCCTGCCGTACGACCAAGAAGTTTCTCGACATCTTTGTAGGACAGTTTGGCTGCCGGATCGAGCAGATCCCTCAATGTCTGATCGTCCAGTTCGGTCCACGTACCACGCTCTCCTCCGTGGGCATTGATGCGCTTCTCGAGGCGCTTCTCCTCTTCGCGCTCGAGCTTCCTTACAGCTTCCTTGACCAAAGCCTTAATACGCCGCGACGGCGATCCCTATGCAGCGCGCTGGGCATCAATGGTTTCCCTCCTCTCCTCCGCCTTCTTCTGTTCATCTGCAATCAGCTGGTCCAGTTGCTTCGAACCATCCTTGAGGCCTGCTATGGTCTGATTCTCGAATTGCTGACTCCAAGCACCTCCTTTGCCGGCCTCACCGTCAGAGCCAGCCGGCGGCTTCTCTGGAAGTTGCGCAGTGGGCTCGACGTCTCCCTCAAAGACATACTCTGGCTTCTTGCCCTTTCCGCGTCCCTTCTTGACCTTCAGCCAGCCAAAGTTCTCCTCCTCATCCGTCATGAGCTTGAAGAACTCGAGAGTAGGGTTGTTGAATGTGATGACTTCAAGCCTCTCGGCGATGATGATGTTGTCCTGCTCCTGCCTGGCCTTCTGTTCTGGAGTACCGTAGGTGCCGAGAACAAGATAGTGCTCGCGGTAGACCGCCTTTTCAGCAGCCTCGGGCGCAAAGTAGAGTCTGATTTCGACAGAGAACTCTCCATAGCCGGTTCGCTTCACCTCGAAGCCTTTGCCCTTTTTCAGATCTTCGACGTCCAAGGTCGAAGCCTCGATGGTGACGTTCGATTCCCTGTAGGTGTGATGGAGCTTGAACTGCACCTTCTTGAGCCATGTGCGGATGTCAGGGCCATTTGGTAAGGGGCGCACATAGACAGTCCATCCTTTGGTGAACTCCGGGGGTGTGGGATCGTCCGGGTTGTCTGGATGGTCGGGGTGAGGGAGGATGTGTGCAACGTTGCCGATGATGAATTTGCGTTCGAGTGCGAAGCCCTTAACTCGCTTGGAAGTTGCTGCTGGCATATTGTGGTATACAACACTGGTATGTTCCGGTCACTGGTGCGCTGCTGATGGTCTTGGAGTGATGCTGTCGCGGGTAGATGTTATGCTGGGTAGTAGTGCTCAGCCGGAATCGTACTGCATGTATCTGCTGAATTTTGGTGAAGGAGGAGGGAAGGACTTCATCGTGCGAAAGCAGATATCATGGTGGGAAAGGCAATTGCTGATCAGCGCGAAAGGAAGCAGCGCTGTAGGTGGACGTGTCGTGGAAGTCAGGCACGATCCAGTCAACTGGAAATTGATGGGCATGCGCGATGCTCAATGACGAAGCGGCTATCTCCGACAGGAGCAGGTGTGCCGACCCTAACCGTCACCCACATGTACATGTAATTGTCCGCGAGATCGAGGTGCTGCCATGATGCTCGAGGCGGGAGTTTAGATGACATCTTGCGGACGGTGACATGCGGAGGCTGAATTAAATTGATCATTGAGATACGTTGCATCTATATCAGACCTAAAATCCCACCAATGCGATGACAGACTCCCATCGCACCAATGCCCTCCCTTTCAACCCACAATGCAACGCCACGCAAGAGCAAACGTGTTTCTACACATCATCTAACGACCAAGAACATTTTACAAGGCACAGGGTATTTCCTCCACACTCGACATGTCTATGCCTTTCGCAGCCAGGACAGCACCTCCTCCTTCTCATCCACAGGCAGCATGCTAAGAACTTGTGCAACACCCTTGAGACCTCCAGACTTGTGGCTGCGCATCAGGGCGGCGACATCGTAGGCAATCGCGTCGGTCTTCATCGCCTCGATCTTGTCGGCGATGGTCTTGCGGTTCTCTTCGAACCACACAGCGACTGCGGCATCGTCCGTGGCGTACTTGGGTAGACCAGACCAAGACTCGAGAGTCTTGAGGCTGGTGGACCTGCTGACCAGCTCCTTGGATTGGGAAGCCGCGATGCGCTTGAGCACGTACTCTTCGTTGAGACGGCGGCGCAGGCGCCAGTAGAAGAAGCGGCGGGCGTTCTGCCATGACAGTGGCATGCGGATCGTGTCCTTGGCCTTCATGCGACCTGCTCGGTCGTGCAGGTCAGCGTACTGCAGCGAGATTTGCAGATAGACTGGTAGCAAGAGCTGCTCGCGTTCGTGCATCTTCGCCTGGATCTCCTTTTGCTTCTCGGGTGAAATGCCCTTCTCGAGCGATGCACGCTTAAGATCGCCGTAGGTCTGATCAA
It encodes:
- a CDS encoding Putative 2-hydroxyacid dehydrogenase produces the protein MVGSRECLRNNYPFPLKQFSEGDRHKFIHFIRSDQASDCVAICRSNQYTHLTGKLDAEVLDSLRKSLKHVCNIGSGVDSIDVEACKIRGIQVSNTPALAAEAVAETVIFLIFGALRRVAVPLRTARKGQWQDDCPTGTLMSNKTIGLVGSGETASAVASRALAFGMKVQYCTRTESSPSLPGCTRIDFAELLRSSDIISLHVPLSPETRHILSKAEFEVMKPGVTIINTARGGVVDNQALLDAVREEKVWGVGLDVYDEEPHIPAEVREDERFFILPHVATKTHEIRGAMERVMIENLKAGVLRDGCDGVLQNPV
- a CDS encoding MFS transporter prlG, with the protein product MSDLTDVEVDARAWPTWRKITTVIFVAGFAFLSTSASSIIAPGREQIEADFHTSRTVSVLPFSIFNLGLAWGSVIGSPISESHGRKIVYLFVMPASLVFVLGSGFSKSLASLLVCRFLGGLCGSPGLTLASATIADVYKPGRARGVALYGYYSMPWVGSVLGPLIGSVVVAYRPWQWTQWVFLFIAVPMVLPGLLMLKETKLSVLEAKVEKEGNPYSWRDTANPTHLKTRLTAATKAVPKYFRSSLLRPLEMLSTELIVALVCLYAGFNFGLIYALVIVFPDIFSHTYGFDTIDQGLSFLGLIVGCILGPTLLIVDGEIVERRRARMIDQEKLASEEKLPPEARLHGAMIGSVLLPVGLLWFAWTAQPSISFLSSIFASVLITLGALMIYVSTSAYVVDVYGPRYGASANAASSITRYTLAAAIPLFILQMYDGLGIGWATTLLAVCALVMMPIPFCLFKWGPALRRRCKFQVE